The following are encoded in a window of Shewanella psychrotolerans genomic DNA:
- a CDS encoding DcaP family trimeric outer membrane transporter: protein MLKNTKLRIAICSALLASAAPALAYDFNVSDTDLTVGGYIKLTGIFDSDGTINAPYNGDLYSVYSTPIDGSPNAESSDFRMTARESRIFLKSSTATDYGKLTSHFEGDFFADIDNDGPTWSNSHGFRIRHAYFKMENGAHSLLAGQTWTNFMDFAGSMPSLDFASDPGSSFVRQPQVRYQYNIAKGQYASVSFENPTLGLTKAGPFTQVNAGSSSEDLMPDIVAKYFYANKHVTVSPRAVVRRFELDGNDTFGYGLALNSSLKFGDGHKAVLGLMYGDGIGRYAGLGFNAGAGIDNLGDIDTLKFSSINGGVIFSLKKDLRLAVGAGYSEQDEDGFENGILTEHANKTAFSWHTNLFWNITSDVEYAIGVRSGEVENMGTREGDMTRFQTYLKYTF, encoded by the coding sequence ATGTTAAAGAACACAAAATTGCGTATCGCTATCTGTTCAGCTCTTTTGGCTTCAGCAGCACCTGCACTAGCCTATGACTTTAATGTTAGCGATACTGATCTCACCGTTGGCGGTTATATAAAACTAACCGGAATTTTTGATTCAGACGGCACAATAAACGCGCCATACAACGGAGATCTATATAGCGTTTATTCAACCCCAATTGATGGCTCACCTAATGCAGAATCAAGTGATTTTAGAATGACGGCAAGGGAAAGCCGAATATTCCTAAAGTCTAGCACTGCGACTGATTATGGTAAGTTAACATCACATTTTGAAGGCGATTTTTTCGCCGACATCGATAATGACGGACCGACTTGGTCTAACAGCCACGGATTTCGTATCCGCCACGCTTATTTTAAAATGGAAAATGGTGCCCACTCCCTTTTAGCTGGGCAAACGTGGACCAATTTCATGGATTTCGCAGGCTCAATGCCTTCACTCGATTTTGCCAGCGATCCCGGTAGTAGCTTTGTGCGTCAACCTCAAGTGCGTTACCAATACAATATAGCTAAGGGTCAATATGCCTCTGTGAGCTTTGAAAACCCAACATTAGGTTTAACAAAGGCGGGGCCTTTTACTCAGGTAAATGCTGGGTCTTCTAGTGAAGATTTAATGCCAGATATTGTGGCTAAATATTTTTATGCCAATAAACACGTTACCGTGTCACCACGTGCCGTCGTGCGTCGCTTCGAGCTTGATGGAAATGATACTTTTGGCTACGGGTTAGCGCTAAACAGCAGTCTAAAATTTGGCGATGGCCATAAAGCCGTATTGGGTCTTATGTATGGCGACGGTATTGGTCGCTATGCCGGCCTAGGCTTTAATGCTGGAGCAGGGATCGATAATCTAGGCGACATCGATACGCTAAAATTCAGCAGTATCAATGGTGGGGTTATATTCTCACTTAAGAAGGACTTACGTTTAGCTGTGGGAGCGGGCTATTCCGAGCAAGATGAAGACGGATTCGAAAATGGCATTTTGACGGAACATGCCAACAAAACGGCCTTCTCTTGGCATACCAACCTGTTCTGGAATATTACCTCGGATGTTGAATATGCAATCGGGGTGAGATCTGGGGAAGTTGAAAACATGGGAACACGAGAGGGCGATATGACTCGTTTCCAAACCTATCTCAAGTACACCTTCTAG
- a CDS encoding methyl-accepting chemotaxis protein has protein sequence MNPNNYHVAQTLRNDLYIFRILLAQAPILFISGWVGSELTLLASMSAVIILVVTSLAYHLLKGSHLFGIVAAVIMMTVSAALIQTQMGMIEMHFHIFASMAVFLIYQRWQPLLTALLTVAAHHLLFTAIQLQQGSFMDMPIMIFAGECNWNITFLHAVFAAAETGILMLLASFMRKESSANQRIAQAIETISQNKDLTLRLGADSSSAEAAFNTMLDQLAQLFADYRDIAKEMNATADELKVTSDKTVHEVEHYNQQAKSITYTTQDVIARINEVVGNSQLSAERAKSAALTSTEDRHSALDVMKDMRLLEANTNEIRGSLTELTSDVTAITNLLQGIRSISEQTNLLALNAAIEAARAGESGRGFAVVADEVRALAQRTSHSTDEIATVLERLNASMVKTVESMDLGQKRTLENVTHTQNIADGLGVRSEQISEVAQLSESVATETKSQSSVLESVGAEILQNAESIQLLSEQVKTLATAAIAIQGIAKEYQTKAAIYKV, from the coding sequence ATGAACCCTAATAATTACCATGTTGCCCAGACGTTGAGAAACGATCTCTATATCTTCAGAATTTTGCTCGCTCAAGCGCCGATTTTGTTTATTAGTGGTTGGGTGGGATCTGAGCTCACTTTGCTGGCGAGTATGAGTGCCGTTATCATTCTAGTGGTGACCTCATTGGCCTATCACCTGCTAAAAGGTAGCCATTTATTTGGGATTGTTGCAGCTGTGATTATGATGACTGTCTCAGCAGCCTTGATACAGACCCAAATGGGGATGATAGAGATGCATTTTCATATCTTTGCATCGATGGCTGTATTTTTGATCTATCAGCGTTGGCAGCCCTTATTAACCGCGTTGCTGACGGTGGCGGCTCATCATCTGTTATTTACAGCAATTCAGCTGCAGCAGGGCAGCTTTATGGATATGCCGATAATGATTTTCGCTGGTGAATGTAATTGGAACATCACATTTCTTCATGCGGTCTTTGCTGCGGCCGAAACGGGGATATTAATGTTATTGGCGTCGTTTATGCGTAAGGAGTCGTCGGCAAATCAGCGAATTGCGCAAGCAATTGAAACTATTTCACAGAATAAAGATCTCACTCTACGTCTAGGAGCTGATAGCAGTAGTGCGGAGGCTGCCTTTAATACTATGCTGGATCAACTGGCTCAACTTTTTGCAGATTATAGAGATATTGCCAAAGAGATGAATGCTACGGCGGATGAATTGAAAGTGACTAGCGATAAAACTGTCCATGAAGTAGAGCATTATAATCAGCAAGCCAAGAGCATCACTTATACCACTCAAGATGTGATTGCTCGGATAAACGAAGTTGTCGGCAATAGCCAATTGTCGGCCGAGCGAGCAAAGTCAGCGGCGCTAACAAGCACAGAAGATAGACATAGTGCACTAGATGTGATGAAAGATATGCGCTTATTAGAGGCGAATACTAATGAGATCCGAGGCTCATTAACTGAGCTCACATCTGATGTCACCGCGATCACTAATTTACTGCAAGGAATCCGTAGTATCTCAGAACAGACCAATTTATTAGCATTGAATGCGGCTATTGAAGCCGCTAGAGCGGGCGAGTCTGGACGTGGTTTTGCGGTGGTTGCCGATGAAGTGCGCGCATTAGCCCAAAGAACTAGTCATTCGACAGATGAGATCGCCACAGTGCTTGAGAGACTTAATGCCTCTATGGTCAAAACGGTTGAATCAATGGATCTTGGGCAAAAGCGGACTCTAGAAAATGTTACCCATACGCAAAATATTGCCGACGGATTAGGTGTTCGCTCTGAGCAGATCTCAGAGGTCGCTCAACTAAGCGAAAGCGTAGCAACTGAAACTAAATCACAATCAAGTGTGTTAGAAAGTGTTGGTGCAGAGATCTTACAGAACGCAGAATCGATACAGCTCTTATCTGAGCAGGTTAAGACATTAGCCACCGCAGCGATTGCAATACAAGGTATTGCTAAAGAATACCAAACAAAAGCCGCAATTTATAAGGTTTAG
- a CDS encoding type VI secretion system tube protein Hcp — translation MSQRLKIILTLAAMGMASTASAKVDGPTMLTLDEIGVSEVLAWSWGASQSGSLHTGGGGGAGKANFQDISLTRYTDSLSAAILRAVATGEILPNVDMKREGLRIRMQQVMVTSYSVGGMSDKKALQTENITLNFSRVTYEVDDSPAYCFDIALNSPC, via the coding sequence ATGAGTCAAAGATTAAAAATAATATTAACCTTGGCTGCAATGGGAATGGCTTCCACTGCATCGGCAAAGGTTGATGGCCCAACAATGCTGACATTGGATGAAATTGGTGTCTCAGAGGTGTTAGCCTGGTCTTGGGGAGCTTCTCAGTCTGGTTCGCTTCATACTGGCGGTGGTGGCGGTGCGGGAAAAGCCAATTTTCAAGATATTTCACTGACCCGTTATACCGATTCTCTATCGGCAGCCATTTTACGCGCGGTTGCTACTGGCGAAATATTGCCAAATGTAGATATGAAGCGCGAAGGGCTGCGGATCCGTATGCAGCAAGTTATGGTGACATCCTACAGTGTGGGTGGTATGAGTGATAAAAAGGCGCTGCAAACAGAGAACATCACGCTCAATTTTTCCAGAGTGACCTATGAAGTCGATGACAGTCCTGCATACTGCTTCGATATTGCGTTAAATAGTCCTTGTTAA
- a CDS encoding integron integrase: MSLKSPFLIGVQETMRMRGYSIRTEKTYLYWIKAFINFHHKRHPETMGAEEVTQFLTFLANQRNVAINTQKIALNALAYLYQKHLHHELGDLGFCYATKQRHLPTVLFPLEISSILNQLYGRDRLIIELLYGSGLRVSECLRLRVQDIDMERATLTIRDGKGRKDRQTILSHKCAEKLTAYIEKATKIQQYDNQRGIGPSLPNALERKYPNAFRQRGWMFIFPSKTTCIHPFTGIVCRHHLHQSVIRKALGNAVRSIQINKRVTCHTFRHSFATHLLQAGRDIRSVQELLGHNDVSTTQIYTHVLGQHFAGTTSPLDTL; encoded by the coding sequence ATGAGTCTAAAAAGCCCATTTCTAATCGGTGTTCAAGAAACAATGCGCATGCGTGGTTACAGTATTAGAACAGAAAAAACTTATCTGTATTGGATCAAGGCATTCATTAACTTTCACCACAAGCGTCACCCCGAAACAATGGGAGCGGAAGAAGTTACACAATTTTTAACCTTCCTTGCCAACCAACGGAATGTGGCAATCAACACTCAAAAAATTGCACTTAATGCATTGGCCTATTTGTATCAGAAGCATTTGCACCATGAGCTTGGGGATTTAGGTTTTTGCTATGCCACTAAACAGCGACATTTACCGACAGTGTTATTCCCATTGGAAATATCATCGATATTAAATCAACTCTATGGCCGCGACAGGCTAATCATTGAGCTGCTCTATGGTAGTGGACTGAGAGTTTCAGAATGTCTCCGGTTACGTGTCCAAGACATTGATATGGAGCGGGCTACACTGACCATTAGAGACGGAAAAGGGCGAAAAGATAGGCAAACCATCCTCAGCCATAAATGCGCCGAAAAGCTTACAGCATATATTGAGAAAGCTACTAAGATCCAACAGTATGACAACCAACGAGGGATAGGTCCTTCACTGCCAAATGCATTAGAACGTAAATACCCTAACGCTTTTAGGCAGCGCGGATGGATGTTTATTTTCCCTTCTAAAACGACCTGCATCCACCCGTTTACTGGAATAGTTTGCAGGCATCATCTGCATCAGAGTGTTATTCGTAAAGCGCTCGGGAATGCCGTGCGTAGTATTCAAATAAATAAACGCGTCACCTGCCACACGTTTAGGCATAGCTTCGCAACTCATCTACTTCAAGCCGGTCGTGATATAAGAAGTGTTCAAGAGTTACTTGGCCACAATGACGTGAGTACAACGCAAATCTATACACATGTACTTGGCCAACATTTCGCGGGGACAACGAGTCCGTTAGACACACTATAA
- a CDS encoding SCO family protein translates to MAVSRQVVLAGFLIILTLVAVPLALFITQVSQGGYGLKASNKEIDFHWQDIEGEVHQFSDWQQGTTYLFMGFLSCSEICPVRIGQMIALDKWLDESPYSDSSVRFFFVTVDPQTDSPAIRRQMVDGQSKRFVSASMSRDDLDQLQLVLREKVAIQDGIPNHVGNLYLFSRDTSLERVYTQWQLSIEKIQADLIPLLSL, encoded by the coding sequence ATGGCAGTTTCACGACAAGTTGTGTTAGCGGGTTTTCTTATTATCCTAACGCTGGTAGCAGTTCCATTGGCGCTATTTATTACGCAGGTGTCTCAAGGAGGCTATGGTCTTAAAGCCTCAAATAAGGAGATTGATTTTCACTGGCAGGATATTGAAGGTGAGGTACATCAATTTAGTGATTGGCAGCAGGGCACGACATATCTGTTTATGGGATTTTTGAGCTGTTCAGAGATTTGTCCTGTTCGGATTGGTCAAATGATCGCACTCGATAAATGGCTTGATGAATCTCCTTATTCCGATAGTTCTGTGCGTTTCTTCTTTGTCACTGTAGACCCACAAACCGATAGCCCCGCTATTCGCCGTCAGATGGTCGATGGACAGTCAAAGCGTTTTGTTAGTGCATCAATGTCACGAGATGATCTTGATCAACTTCAATTGGTGTTACGCGAAAAAGTTGCTATACAAGATGGGATACCTAACCACGTTGGGAATTTATATTTGTTCTCACGCGATACCTCATTGGAGCGAGTGTATACCCAATGGCAGTTATCAATTGAGAAGATACAAGCTGATTTAATTCCACTTTTATCACTATAG
- a CDS encoding mechanosensitive ion channel family protein, which produces MNWQTISDAMSYVLFTYSGSSITVSQVLQLPLLLLLAWFVVTRIGKLIRRALYKRNVAPDAVHLFSRIYLVIAIAILLVTSLEILNIPIKAFAFVSGAVAIGVGFGAQNIINNFISGWILMWERPIRIGDFLEIGETKGVVESINTRSTLIRRSDGVHMLVPNSHLLENTVTNWTLIDHNSRSTVTVGVAYGSDVELVALLIKQALDEREEIMKVPESSVLFADFGDNALIFDGIFWIYANSEADTRKIRSDIRFRLYQLFSEHGIEIAYPQRDIHIDGAISIERPLR; this is translated from the coding sequence ATGAATTGGCAAACCATTAGCGACGCCATGTCGTATGTCCTTTTTACCTACAGTGGTTCATCCATTACGGTATCTCAAGTACTGCAATTGCCATTGCTTTTATTGCTGGCGTGGTTTGTGGTGACTCGGATTGGCAAGTTGATCCGACGTGCGCTGTATAAAAGAAACGTGGCACCAGATGCGGTGCATCTTTTTTCTCGTATCTATTTAGTTATCGCTATCGCCATTTTGTTAGTCACCAGCCTTGAGATCCTCAATATTCCCATTAAAGCGTTTGCTTTTGTTTCTGGTGCCGTCGCGATTGGTGTTGGTTTTGGCGCGCAAAACATCATTAATAATTTTATTAGCGGTTGGATACTGATGTGGGAGAGGCCGATCCGCATTGGTGATTTTTTAGAGATAGGCGAGACCAAAGGGGTCGTGGAAAGCATTAATACCCGCTCGACATTAATTCGTCGTAGTGATGGCGTGCATATGCTGGTGCCGAATAGTCATTTACTTGAAAATACAGTAACTAACTGGACGTTGATAGACCACAACTCCCGCTCAACCGTTACGGTTGGCGTGGCATATGGCTCCGATGTTGAGTTGGTCGCCTTATTAATAAAGCAAGCTTTAGATGAGCGAGAGGAGATTATGAAGGTTCCTGAATCATCGGTTTTATTTGCCGATTTTGGTGACAATGCGCTGATATTCGATGGGATTTTTTGGATCTATGCTAATTCGGAAGCTGATACTCGGAAAATTCGCAGTGATATTCGTTTTAGATTGTATCAGCTGTTTTCCGAGCATGGTATTGAGATTGCTTACCCACAACGGGATATTCATATCGATGGCGCGATTAGCATCGAGCGTCCGTTACGTTAA
- the mgtE gene encoding magnesium transporter, with protein MTIKFQHLINSIDHAMDENDDAAIQQILANTSAAEIARLTESLPQKDRLTLWPFVPTNVRAKVLLELHQDLRRSLIAHTDEAELTASLSAVQMDELADIDNDLPITVISAMVQAMDSQRRERYELVKHYPDESAGGLMDVDITAVRADVSLKAALRYLRRLRQREGALPDHLDSLMVVDRNNVLLGVIPLSQIVSNDLSISVREVMSTEVTSFTPLVSARNVAQAFKDKDLLSAPVVDEQHKLIGRITVDDVIDVIQDEADKEVFARAGLDNHPDMFAPILKSSGRRAIWLGINLLTAFLAAWVIGLFETSIEKIVALAVLMPVVASMGGVAGSQTLTLVTRGLALNQINGKNMAKLIGHEFSIGALNGMLWAGVVGIIAFQWFGDWQLGIVFGAAMIIVLIAGVLAGTTIPPLLKKMGIDPALAGGVVLTTVTDVVGFFAFLGLATVVIL; from the coding sequence ATGACCATAAAATTCCAGCACCTGATTAACTCTATTGACCATGCGATGGATGAAAACGATGACGCAGCAATACAGCAAATTTTGGCCAATACCTCTGCTGCTGAAATCGCTCGCCTTACCGAATCCTTACCCCAAAAAGACCGCTTAACGCTGTGGCCCTTTGTTCCCACCAATGTTCGCGCTAAAGTGCTACTAGAGCTTCACCAAGATCTGCGCCGAAGCCTTATCGCACACACAGATGAAGCCGAACTTACTGCCAGCCTCAGTGCAGTACAGATGGATGAGCTCGCCGATATTGATAACGACTTACCAATAACCGTCATCTCAGCCATGGTACAGGCGATGGACTCACAGCGTCGAGAACGCTACGAGTTAGTCAAACACTACCCAGATGAAAGTGCTGGTGGTCTGATGGATGTCGACATCACCGCCGTACGTGCCGATGTCTCACTCAAAGCCGCACTCAGGTATCTACGCCGCTTACGCCAAAGAGAAGGCGCACTGCCCGATCACTTAGACAGCTTAATGGTTGTCGATCGTAATAATGTCCTCTTAGGTGTTATTCCTCTCAGCCAAATTGTCTCAAATGACTTAAGCATCAGTGTTCGCGAGGTGATGTCAACTGAGGTCACCAGTTTTACCCCACTGGTCTCAGCCCGTAACGTGGCACAAGCGTTTAAAGATAAAGACCTTTTATCAGCACCAGTGGTGGATGAACAACATAAACTTATCGGCCGAATTACCGTTGATGATGTCATCGACGTTATTCAAGATGAAGCCGATAAAGAGGTGTTTGCACGAGCAGGTTTAGACAATCATCCCGATATGTTTGCACCTATCTTAAAAAGCTCCGGCCGCCGCGCCATTTGGTTAGGGATCAACTTGCTTACCGCCTTCCTTGCCGCCTGGGTCATTGGCTTATTCGAAACTTCAATTGAGAAAATCGTCGCGCTCGCCGTATTAATGCCTGTGGTAGCAAGCATGGGCGGCGTCGCCGGCAGTCAAACCTTAACGCTTGTGACCCGAGGCTTAGCCCTTAATCAGATCAACGGCAAGAATATGGCTAAGCTTATCGGCCATGAATTTAGTATTGGCGCCTTAAACGGTATGCTGTGGGCTGGTGTTGTAGGCATTATTGCATTCCAATGGTTTGGCGACTGGCAACTTGGCATCGTATTTGGCGCTGCAATGATAATCGTATTAATTGCTGGGGTATTGGCTGGCACCACTATCCCACCGTTGCTCAAAAAAATGGGCATAGATCCGGCACTCGCGGGCGGCGTAGTGCTAACCACGGTCACCGATGTCGTGGGTTTTTTTGCCTTCTTAGGCTTGGCAACAGTTGTGATCTTGTAA
- a CDS encoding sigma-54-dependent Fis family transcriptional regulator — MKTSQLDLRELLSFKPHGGTMSFLGRRTYLTDMVSHGLLRKELLATFGYEMTRTTITRSGFIRGWLLAEQIKRQMPEVWDEAREGVLGPMICSMFGFGEVLSSHRTDGISDAPLVETYFIGSYEAEQQLRLNGLSENVTCWEQVGFASGYVSHIEQRTVYFIESECQAKGDCHCHLIGKYIEQWNEEIDPYLPYFNGINIDTVQAEVHDILKVEEYFPRNFSQNLDLSVKANYVRCGYPINNSYPMQKLIDMAMTVAKVPTSILITGESGVGKEKLVEFIHQHSDLSDKPLLAINCGAITETLLDSELFGHVKGAFTGADNHKVGLIESANGGTLFLDEVGELSPTMQTKLLRVIQEKQIRRVGDNCIKDVDVRIISATNKDLEAAVESGEFRQDLYYRLNVIKLTIPPLRNRGEDILPLARYFLADFNKKLNRNITGFNYKTADLLLNYDWPGNIRQLANTIERAVVLSDGPQVMPEDLPEEFHQNITKPSVNNGIKPLNRIEKDYIISVLETLNNNKALTAKKLGMSLATLYRKLKEYDEE, encoded by the coding sequence ATGAAAACATCACAATTAGATCTTCGCGAACTCCTCTCCTTTAAACCTCATGGAGGTACCATGAGCTTTCTTGGCAGAAGAACCTATCTAACAGATATGGTTTCACATGGTCTGTTAAGAAAAGAGTTACTAGCGACTTTTGGCTACGAAATGACGCGTACCACGATTACACGCTCAGGGTTTATAAGAGGCTGGCTACTCGCGGAACAGATAAAACGCCAGATGCCTGAAGTATGGGATGAAGCTCGCGAAGGCGTCCTAGGACCGATGATCTGTTCAATGTTTGGTTTTGGCGAAGTCCTCAGCAGTCATCGAACCGATGGTATATCTGACGCTCCCCTAGTTGAGACCTACTTCATTGGCTCATATGAGGCCGAGCAACAACTTCGCTTAAACGGACTGTCAGAAAATGTCACATGCTGGGAGCAGGTAGGGTTTGCTAGCGGTTATGTCTCCCATATCGAGCAACGTACAGTCTATTTTATCGAGTCAGAATGCCAAGCTAAGGGAGATTGTCATTGCCACCTAATTGGTAAATATATTGAACAGTGGAACGAAGAAATTGATCCTTACCTGCCCTATTTTAATGGTATTAATATCGACACAGTTCAAGCTGAAGTCCACGATATCTTGAAAGTAGAAGAGTACTTTCCGCGCAATTTTAGTCAAAATCTAGATTTAAGCGTGAAAGCTAATTATGTCCGTTGTGGCTACCCAATCAACAATAGCTACCCGATGCAGAAACTCATTGATATGGCAATGACCGTCGCCAAGGTACCCACCTCGATTTTAATTACTGGCGAGAGCGGTGTTGGTAAAGAAAAGCTAGTAGAGTTTATTCATCAACATTCGGATTTAAGTGATAAACCGTTACTTGCAATAAACTGTGGCGCAATCACTGAGACATTGTTAGACAGTGAGCTATTTGGCCATGTCAAAGGGGCTTTTACTGGTGCTGACAATCACAAAGTCGGACTGATTGAGAGCGCAAATGGTGGCACGTTATTTCTCGATGAAGTGGGAGAGCTGTCCCCAACGATGCAAACTAAATTACTGCGTGTTATTCAGGAGAAACAGATCCGCCGTGTGGGTGATAACTGCATCAAAGATGTTGATGTTCGAATTATATCGGCCACAAATAAGGATTTAGAAGCCGCGGTAGAGTCCGGTGAGTTTAGACAAGATCTCTATTACCGCCTTAACGTGATAAAACTCACCATTCCACCATTAAGAAATCGTGGTGAAGATATACTACCTTTAGCGCGTTATTTCTTAGCGGACTTTAATAAAAAGTTGAACCGAAACATTACAGGTTTTAACTATAAAACCGCCGATCTTCTGCTCAATTACGATTGGCCCGGAAATATTCGTCAATTAGCCAATACCATAGAACGAGCAGTTGTATTAAGCGATGGTCCTCAAGTGATGCCAGAAGATCTGCCAGAAGAGTTTCATCAAAACATCACTAAACCGTCAGTCAACAATGGCATTAAACCATTAAATCGTATCGAGAAAGACTACATTATTTCAGTATTAGAGACGCTAAATAACAACAAAGCACTGACAGCCAAAAAACTAGGCATGAGCTTAGCCACCCTTTATCGAAAACTAAAAGAATATGATGAAGAGTGA
- a CDS encoding cytochrome c3 family protein, translating to MMNIKSLAILLLAFLACSSQAFAMNKVKSHHKDAGLTCKSCHTTKPFEAVEIDQCLTCHELPKQKEDYHGAPDKHDSPHYGTSLECENCHAEHEASENYCNNCHEFDFKVP from the coding sequence ATGATGAACATAAAAAGTCTAGCAATTCTATTACTTGCCTTCTTAGCATGCTCTTCACAAGCGTTTGCAATGAACAAAGTTAAATCTCACCATAAAGATGCAGGTTTAACATGCAAAAGTTGTCATACGACTAAACCTTTTGAAGCGGTCGAAATAGATCAATGCCTTACTTGCCATGAACTTCCCAAACAAAAAGAAGACTACCATGGCGCACCAGATAAGCACGACTCCCCTCACTACGGAACAAGTCTTGAGTGTGAAAACTGTCATGCCGAACATGAAGCATCAGAAAACTACTGTAATAATTGCCACGAATTTGATTTTAAAGTGCCTTAA
- a CDS encoding flavocytochrome c: protein MSKDTKTNLSRRNFLKATSITTATAGLALSGFASAKTAPTCSTMPEQWDETYDVVVVGSGFAGLSAAIEAKNAKASVVILEKMPVPGGNSTINGGGMAVVGSDIQKANGVTDSVEAMLGDMYKAGLGLNYPKQARMVAERSNEAFEWCRDYLGVKWKDKLAQFGGHSIPRTHTTYNQSGSGIIQPMLAKCKELDIPLNKKVYVKRLISDNEGRVVGLEVVTKFKPGKENATATHFIKAKKGVVMASGGFAADVLYRSTQDPRLTEELATTNHSGATSECLKEMVRVGANPVQLSWIQLGPWASPDEKGFGLAPIFAAYSAFTHGVMINPETSERFVNELADRKVRADAIIKTGNVAVAICDSVGVTASMHVMPKLLKREVVHTFDTLDALAAHYKMSAKTLQAQIERYNSYVAQKNDPEFGKPFSMKQKAILKAPFYAVRLWPKAHHTMGGVEIDTQAQVINVATRETIPGLYACGESTGGTHGACRLGTVAIPDCIVFGRIAGKMAANA, encoded by the coding sequence ATGAGCAAAGATACTAAGACTAATCTATCTAGACGTAACTTTTTAAAAGCGACTAGCATCACAACGGCAACAGCCGGACTCGCACTGTCAGGGTTTGCCTCAGCAAAAACAGCACCGACTTGCAGCACGATGCCAGAACAATGGGATGAAACCTATGATGTCGTCGTTGTAGGTAGTGGCTTTGCTGGGCTATCGGCAGCTATCGAAGCAAAAAATGCCAAAGCATCGGTGGTTATCTTAGAGAAAATGCCCGTTCCAGGCGGTAATTCAACAATTAATGGCGGCGGTATGGCCGTTGTGGGTAGCGATATTCAAAAGGCCAATGGTGTCACCGATTCTGTTGAGGCGATGCTAGGGGATATGTATAAAGCAGGTCTTGGACTTAATTATCCTAAGCAAGCACGCATGGTAGCCGAACGCTCCAATGAAGCTTTTGAATGGTGCAGAGATTATCTAGGGGTGAAATGGAAAGACAAATTGGCGCAGTTTGGCGGTCACTCAATACCTAGAACTCATACAACATACAACCAATCGGGTTCGGGTATCATCCAACCTATGCTAGCTAAGTGTAAAGAGCTTGATATTCCCCTGAATAAAAAAGTCTATGTTAAACGCTTAATTAGCGATAACGAAGGGCGTGTTGTCGGTCTAGAAGTGGTGACTAAGTTTAAGCCAGGTAAAGAAAATGCTACCGCGACTCATTTTATTAAAGCTAAGAAGGGAGTCGTGATGGCCTCTGGTGGCTTTGCGGCCGATGTACTTTATCGCTCGACTCAAGATCCAAGACTCACTGAAGAGCTGGCAACGACTAACCACAGTGGCGCGACTTCCGAATGCTTAAAAGAGATGGTCCGTGTGGGAGCTAACCCTGTACAACTATCATGGATCCAGCTTGGTCCTTGGGCGTCTCCAGATGAAAAAGGCTTTGGCTTAGCTCCCATCTTTGCCGCCTACTCAGCCTTCACTCATGGGGTGATGATCAACCCAGAAACCAGCGAGCGTTTCGTCAATGAGCTCGCCGATCGTAAAGTTCGCGCAGATGCCATCATCAAAACGGGCAATGTGGCTGTCGCCATTTGTGACTCTGTTGGTGTTACAGCATCTATGCACGTTATGCCAAAACTGCTCAAACGCGAAGTTGTTCATACCTTCGATACGTTAGATGCACTCGCCGCACATTACAAAATGTCAGCGAAAACACTGCAGGCTCAAATCGAGCGCTACAACAGCTATGTCGCTCAAAAAAATGATCCTGAATTTGGTAAACCTTTCTCAATGAAACAAAAGGCCATTCTTAAGGCGCCTTTCTATGCCGTACGTTTATGGCCTAAAGCTCACCACACTATGGGCGGTGTAGAAATCGATACTCAAGCTCAAGTTATCAATGTCGCCACTCGAGAAACGATCCCTGGTTTATATGCATGTGGCGAATCGACTGGCGGTACCCACGGTGCTTGTCGCTTAGGTACTGTTGCTATTCCTGACTGCATCGTATTTGGACGCATTGCAGGAAAAATGGCGGCCAATGCATAG